DNA sequence from the Agromyces aureus genome:
GCTGCGTCACGTAGGCGACGCGCGTGCGCAGCGGCGAGCTGCCCGCCGGCAGCCCGAGCACCTCGATCGACCCCGAGGCGACGACCTGCACGCCCACGATGGAGCGCATGAGCGTCGTCTTGCCGCTGCCGCTCGGCCCGAGCAGCCCGACGATCGCCCCCGACGGCACGGTCAGCGAGAGCCCGTCGAGCACGGCGTTGCCGCCGCGGCGAACATGGAGGTCGTCGACGACGACGGCCGCGCCCGCGGCATCCGATCTGTTGATCATGGGGGTGATTCTTTCGCCCGCGCGGCCCGCGTGTCGAGTGGAACCGCCGACGCGAATGCACGCCCGCCGCAGCGACCTGTGCCCGGAGCCCGGTCGAGCCAACCGAGAGGCGACCCTCCGCTTGCTCCGAGTCTCATGAGAACCCCCGACCTGCTCTCAGGCGATCGATAGAATGATGGGCATCCGAGATCGTCGCAGCAGCGCTAGGAGTCCGTGCCATGGAATGGCTCATCCCCGTCATCATCGTCGTCGCGCTCGTGCTGATCGTCGGCATCTACCTCTGGGCCACGTACAACTCGCTCGTCACGCTCAACGTGCGGGTCGACGAGGCGTGGAGCGACATCACGGTGCAGCTCAAGCGCCGCGCCGACCTCATCCCGAACCTCATCGACTCGGTCAAGGGCTATGCGGCCCATGAGAAGGCCGTGTTCGAGAACGTCACGCGTGCTCGAGCCGAGACCCTGCAGGCGCAGGGCCCCGCCGACGCCTCTGCGGCCGAGAACCACATGCAGCAGGCGCTGAAGTCGATCTTCGCGGTGGCCGAGGCCTACCCGCAGCTGCAGGCGAGCCAGAACTTCCTGCAACTGCAGTCCGAGCTGGTCGACACCGAAGACAAGATCCAGGCCTCGCGCCGGTTCTACAACGGCGGCGTGCGCGAGCTCAACACGAAGATCAAGGTCTTCCCGAACACGTTGTTCGTGCGCGGCCTCGGGTTCAACGAGCGCGACTTCTTCGAGGTCACCGAGCCGGCGGCCATCGCCGAGCCGCCGCGCGTGCAGTTCTAAGGTTCGGCGTTGTACCGGGCGATCGCCAAGAACAAGCGAAACACCTTCTTCATCATCCTGTTCTTCCTCGCCGTCATCGGCGGGCTCGGGTGGCTGGCCGCGGCCATCTACGGCGACGTCACGATCGTCATCGTGACGGTGGTCATCGCGACCGCCTACGCCGCGCTCCAGTACTTCACCGCCGACCGTCAGGCCCTCGCGATGTCGGGGGCCGTCGAGGTGCTGAGCAAGGCCGATCATCCGCGGTTGTGGCGCACGGTCGAGAATCTCTCGATCGCCACCGGCACGCCCATGCCGCGCGTGTTCGTGGTCTCCGATCCCGCGCCGAACGCATTCGCCACCGGGCGGGATCCCGAGCACGCGGTCGTCGCGGCCACCACGGGCCTCCTCGAGATCATGGACGACGCCGAGCTCGAGGGCGTCATGGCGCACGAGCTCGGGCACGTGCGCAACTACGACATCCGCCTCTCGATGGTGGTCTTCGGGCTCGTCGTCGCCGTCGGATTCATCTCCGACCTGTTCGTGCGCATGGCGTTCTTCGGCCGCAACAACAACAACGGCAACCCGATCATGATGGTGGTCGGCCTGGTCGCGATGCTGATCGCGCCGCTCGTCGCGAGCCTCGTGCAGCTCGCGGTGTCGCGTCAGCGCGAGTACCTCGCCGACGCGACGGGAGCGATGGTCACGCGGCATCCCGACGCCCTCGCCAGTGCGCTCGAGAAGCTCGAGCAGTACGGCCGACCCATGCAACGCCAGAACTCGTCGATGGCCCACCTCTGGATCGCCGACCCGCTGAAGCCCGGCGCCCTCAGCCGGTTGTTCGCCACGCACCCGCCGATCGAGGAACGCGTGAAGCGCCTCGAACAGATGGGCGGCTCGTTCTGACGCAGCGTCAGGTCTGACCCTGTGTCAGGCGGATGCCGCGAGCTCGGGTCGCAGGGCGTGCGCGAGGTTGCCCCGATCGGCCACGACGATCTCGTCGAGCCCCTGCCACGCGGCGGCGCGGCGCAACGCCGGAACGAGCCGCGCCGCGGTGTCGGCCGGGGCCGTCGCCTCGCTCCACGCCGACTGCACCCGGAGCACCCGGTTCTTCCGGTCGTTCTTGAGGTCGACACGGCCGACCACGTCGTCGTCGATGAGCACGGGCAGCGAGTAGTAGCCGAAGACGCGCTGCGGCTCGGGCGTGTAGATCTCGATGCGGTAGTGGAAGTCGAACATGCGCTCGGCGCGCGGGCGGAACCACACGACGGGGTCGAACGGCGACAGCACCGTCGCGGTCTCGATGCGGCGCGGTCGACGGGCGTCGCGGTGCACCCACGCGGGCGCGGGGCGACCGCCGACGCTCCAGCCGGGAACTTCGACGGGCACGAGCACGCCTTCGTCTTCGAGATCGCGGACCGCCCCGCGCACCTGGACGCGCTTCATGCGCCAGTAGTCGGCGAGGTCGGCCTCGGTGGCGATGCCGAGTGCGGATGCCGCGCGCTCGACGAGCACGCGGATCGCGTCGGCCTCGGCGGGCGGTGCTGCGAGCAGCTCGGCCGCCAGCGCCTGCTCTGGCAGGGCGTAGACGCGTTCGAAGCGGCGGCGCTCGATGCAGACGACCTCGCCGACGCGGAACATCCACTCGAGGGTGCGCTTCACGGCGGACCAGCCCCACCAAGGGCCGCGACGCTCGTTGGCGTCGTGCTCGATCTCGCTCGCGCGCGTGGGTCCGTTGGTCGCGAGCTCGGCCTTCAGCCAGTCGGCGAGCTGCCGGTTCTCGGCGAGCCACCCGCCCCAGGCCCCGCCGCGCTGGCGGTACTCTTCGCGGCGGAACTCGAACAGCGGCCAGAGCTCGCGCGGCACGAACGCGGCCTCGTGCGCCCAGTACTCGAGTGTGCGCCCGCGCCTGCCGGTGGTGACCCGGTCGAGCGCGGCCTTGTCGTAGGCGCCGAGGCGGCTGAACACGGGCAGGTAGTGGCTGCGCTCGAACACGTTCACCGAGTCGATCTGGAGCAGTCCGAGCCGGTCGAGCACGCCGCCCACCTGGCGCACGCCCGGCTCGGAGGGCGCTGGGCGTCCGAACCCCTGCGCGGCGAGCGCGATGCGGCGGGCGAGTGGGGGAGCGACACGTTCGACCATGGTGCTGGAACTGTATCGAGCACCTCCGACATCGTGCATGCCGTGCAGCGCATGCCCCCCGCCTAGACTGGAGCGATGGGCCAGGGTCGGGGCAGGTTCGTCGGCAGAAGACGCGCGGTCGACCGCGCGCCCGAGCACTCCGGCGGCCCTGGCGCTCCGGCAACCGGGCCCGCGACCGCGCCGGAGCCCGATGTGAACGCCTCGATCCCGTTCGGCATGCGACTCGCGGCCGCGTGGTCGTGGCGGCTGCTGCTCATCGGCGGCGTCCTGGCAGTCGCCATCTTCCTGATCGTCCAATTGCGCTACATCGTCATCCCGCTGCTCGTCGCCGTGCTCATCGCCGCCCTCCTGGTGCCCTTCTCGAGCCTGCTTCAGCGGCATCGCTGGCCGAAGTGGCTGGCCATCACGGCCGCCATGCTGAGCGCGCTCACCGTGGTCGGCGGCCTGCTGACGCTCGGCATCTGGCAGATCGTGCGCGGCTCCGACGAGCTCGCGGCGCAGACTGTGCTGGCGTGGAACGACTTCCGCACCTGGCTGCTCGAGGGGCCGTTCCAACTCAGTGCCGCGCAGCTGAACGACGCCGTCGACCAGATCGTGGCGGCGTTGCAGGCCGACAGCGGCATCCTCGTCAGCGGGGCGCTCTCGGTCGGCTCCACCGTCGGCCACTTCTTCGCCGGCATGCTGCTGGCGCTCTTCGCGACGCTCTTCATCCTCATCGACGGCCGTGGCATCTGGGGCTGGGTCGTGCGGGTGTTCCCGCGGCGGGCCCGCGCCGCGGTCGACGGCGCCGGCATCGCCGGTTGGACGACGCTGCAGAACTTCGTGAAGGTCCAGATCCTCGTCGCGACGATCGACGCGGTCGGCATCGGGCTCGGCGCGTTCTTCCTGCAGGTGCCGCTGGCCGTGCCGATCGCCATCCTCGTGTTCCTCGGCTCGTTCATCCCCATCGTGGGTGCCGTCGTCACCGGTGCGCTCGCAGTGTTCGTCGCGCTCGTCTACAACGGACTGTGGCCCGCCGTCATCATGCTGGGCGTGGTGCTGCTCGTGCAGCAGATCGAGGGCCATGTGCTGCAGCCGCTCATCATGGGAACCGCGGTCAAGGTCCATCCGCTCGGCGTGGTCCTGGCGGTCGCGGCCGGCTCGTTCCTCGCGGGCATCCCCGGCGCGCTCTTCGCGGTGCCGATCGCCGCCGTGCTGAACGTCATGATCGTCTTCGTCGCCGGCGGGTCCTGGAAGCAGTCCGCCGGACCACCGGTCGTCCCGAGTTCGCCGCTCTGGCGCACCGTCCCGCAACGACCCGGTTACCAACGAGGAGAATGAACGCGTGATCAGCACCATCCCGGGACCCGACCTCGCCGACTTCGCCCGTGCGCGCGAGGTCGTCTCGGCGGCCGTCCGCCGAACGCCCATGGAATCGTCGCGGTTCCTCGCCGACCGTCTCGGCGTTCCCGTCTTCCTGAAATGCGAGAACCTGCAGCGCACCGGCTCCTACAAGCTGCGCGGGGCCTTCAACCGCCTGAGCGCGCTGAGCGCCGAGGAGCGAGCCCGTGGCGTCGTCGCGGCCTCTGCGGGAAACCACGCGCAGGGCGTCGCCTTCGCGGCACGCGAGCTCGGCATCAAGGCCACGATCTTCATGCCCGTGGGGGTCGCGCTGCCGAAGCTCGACGCGACGCGCGCCTACGGCGCCGACGTGGTGCTCCAAGGCGACTCGATCGGCGAGACGCTCGAGGCGGCGAACGCGTTCGCCCTCGACACCGGGGCGGTCGTGATCCCGCCGTTCGACCACGCCGACGTCATCGCCGGTCAGGGCACCCTCGGCCTCGAGGTGCTCGACGAGGTTCCGGATGCCGCGACGATCGTCGTGCCCATCGGCGGCGGCGGTCTCGCCGCCGGGGTCGCGAGCGCGGTGAAGCAGCGGGCAGCCCTCGAGGGCCGCACCGTGCGCGTGATCGGCGTGCAGGCCGAGAACGCCTCGCCGTTCGTGCCCTCGCTCGCGCAGGGTCACGCCGTGCAGGTGCCCGTCGTGCCCACGATCGCCGACGGCATCGCCGTGTACAAGCCGGGCGAGCTCACGCTCGAGATCATCCGCGAGACCGTCGACGAGGTCATCACGGTCAGCGACGACGACATCGCCCGGGCGCTGCTCGTGCTGCTCGAGCGCGCGAAGCTCGTGGTCGAACCGGCGGGCGGGGTCTCGGTCGCGGCGCTCATGAGCGGCCGCATCCAGTCCGACGGACCGATCGTCGCCCTGCTCTCGGGCGGCAACATCGACCCGCTGCTCATGCAGCGCGTGATCGCGCACGGCCTCGCGGCATCCGATCGCTATCTGACGCTCGAGATCGGCCTGCCCGACCGCCCAGGCCAGCTCGCCCGCATCGCCGAGCTGCTCGCCGAGGCCAACGCGAACGTCATCGAGGTGCTGCACACGCGGCACGGCAACGGCCTGCAGATCTCGGAGGTGGCGCTGCGCCTCTCGGTCGAGACGCGCGGCCCGGCGCATCGTGCCTCGGTGGTCGACGTACTGCGTCGCGCCGGGTACGAGCCGAAGATCGTCTCGGAGTAGGGCGCTCGGAAGCCGGCACCCGCACCGAGACGCGGGGTGGAGACGAGCAACGGCGCCGACCCTCGGGTCGGCGCCGTTCGCGTCTGCGGTGCGGAGGGTGGCTACTGGCCGCCCCAGGTGTCGACGGCCGTGACCTCGACGGCGATCTCGCGGCCGTTGGGCGCGGTGTAGCTGGTCTTGTCGCCGACCTTCAGGCCGAGGATCGCCGCGCCGAGCGGGCTCTGCTCGCTCCAGACGTCGAGCTCGGAGTCGCCGGCGATCTCGCGGCTGCCGATGAGGAAGGTCTCCTCATCGCCGGCGATGACCGCCGTGATGACGGTGCCGGACTCGACGACACCCTTCGACGCGGGCGCCTCGCCGACCTCGGCGCTCTTGAGCAGCCCCTTGAGCTGGCGGATGCGGGCCTCGATCTTGCCCTGCTCGTCTTTGGCGGCGTGGTAGCCGCCGTTCTCCTTCAGGTCGCCCTCTTCGCGTGCCGCTTCGATGCGCTTCGCGATCTCCTCGCGACCCGTGGTCGAGAGCTGCTCGACCTCGGCGGCGAGCCGGTCGTACGCATCCTGCGTGAGCCAGGTGACGGTGGCGTCCTGCGCCATGGTGCCCTCCTGCGGGGACGCGTCGTTGCGAACGCGTCCGAATAGACGTGACGCCCCGACGACTGTCGAGGCGAATGTCCCATGTTAGGTGAGCCAGCAGCTCGAAATCAAACCCGTTGCGGCGTCGCGAGCCGTGCGCACGGACTCCGTGAGGCTGCGCAGATGGCGCTCGGACGCGGGGATCTCGACGATCTTCCAGCCGACGATCGTGAACTCGTCGTCGAGCGCCTTGACGGCGCACGCCGTGGTCTCGCCGGCCGGAACCGAGAGGGTCCAGGTGACCTCGACCGAGCGTTCGTCGTTGTGCACGACGTGCGAGGTGTCGGTGGCCTGCACGTTCGCCTGCTGGCCGTCGAGTCCCGCCCACACGACCCACGAGATCAGCACGGCGGCGAACGCGATGCCCGCGCCGATCAGGATCGCGACGTCGCGCCGGCGACGCGTTCGGGTGCGCCCGTATCGCGCGGCGAGCGTGTCGTTCTCGGGGGTGGTCACTCGGATTCCTCGCGGGTCGGATCGTCTAGGCTTGCCTTTCAAGCCTAACCCGCAGGGGTGAAGCCCGAATCCGCCGTGAGAGAGAGACCGATGCGCTCCGTGCCCGCCAGTTCCACCCGCCGGATTCGTCTGTGAGCGCGGCGACGGCACTGCTCTCAGCACAGGTCGCGCTCGCCCCGCTCGTGCGTGCGGCCGACGACCAGGAGTTCGACCCCAACGACGTCACGCCCGGCGTCTGGGGCTTCGTGATCACCTTCGCGGTCATGGTCGCGGTGCTGCTCCTCGTGCTCGACATGACCCGTCGCATCCGCCGTACGAACTACCGTGCCGAGGTGCAGCAGGAGCTCGCGCGCGAGATGGCCGAGGCCGACGCCGCGAACCAGGGGCAGGTCGCGAAGACGGATGCCGCGGCATCCGTCACCGGCACCGCCCGCGTCGAGCCGCACGACGCCGACCCGAACGCGACAGGCGACGACGCGGCATCCGGAGACCGGCCGGCTCGCTGACGGGCGTCGACGACGAGCGCGTTCGACTCGACCGCGCTGGCCGACCGCCCGTGACTCAGCCGAGGTGGTACGCGGGTGCGGTCGCGATGATGAGCGTCGCCGTCCAGTGGCACATGAAGGCCAGCACCGTGCAGGTGTGGAAGATCTCGTGGAACCCGAAGACGCCCGGAACCGGGTTCGGCTTCTTGAGCGCGTAGACGATCGCGCCGCCCGAGTAGAGCAGGCCGCCGACGACCACGAGCACCATCATGGCCACGCTCACCGCGAGCAGGTCGCCGAGGTACATGACCGCGGCCCAGCCGAGCAGCAGGTAGATGGGCACGTACAGCCAGCGCGGCGCCGTGATCCAGAACACGCGGAACCCGATGCCGATCAGGGCGCCGGCCCAGACGACCGCGAGCAGGGTCCAGCCCTTCTCGGGCGGCAGCGCGAGGATCGCGAGCGGCGTGTACGTGCCGGCGATGAGCAGGAAGATGTTCGCGTGGTCGATGCGCTTGAGCAGGAGCTTGGTGCGCGGCTTCCAGTTGAAGCGATGGTAGAGCGCCGAGTTGCCGAACAGCAGCATCGAGGTGAGCGTGAACACGGCCGACGCCCACTTGGCGGGAGCGCCTTCGGCGAGCGCGATGAGCACGATGCCGGCCACGATCGTGAAGGGGAACGTGCCCGCGTGGATCCACCCCCGCCAGGTCGGCTTGACCTCCTCGGTCGGGTGCGCGAGGGAATCGTCGAGCAGGGGGATGTTCGGCAGGTCGGGGCCGTGCGCGTCGCGGTCGATCGCAGCATCCGCCAGGTCTTCCGACGCGACGGGCTTGCTCAGCTCGTGCATGAGATCTTCGGAATCGCGGTGGTGCTCAGGGGCCATGGAGCCAGCGTAGGGCTTCGCCGGTCACGGCCGGCTGTGAGTGTCGGGGCGTGAGCGTCGGGGCCCCGGTCCGGTAGCGTAGTGCCGTGCAATCCAGCGATCCGCCCCTCGGTCGCGGCATCCTCTACCGCTTGTACCAGCGCCGCCTGCGCCGCGGGCTCGAGCAGGAGTCGCTGCCACGCCATGTCGCGATGATCATCGACGGCAACCGTCGGTGGGCGAAGCAGCTCGGCTACGACACCGCCGCCCACGGCCACCGTGCCGGAGCCGCGAAGGTGCGCGAGTTCCTCGAGTGGTGCGACGACCTCGACATCCAGGTCGTGACGCTCTACCTGCTCTCGAGCGACAACCTCGGCAACCGGGCGAGCGACGAACTCGCCGCGCTCATCGAGATCATCGCCGAACTGGCCGAGGAGCTCTCGCACTACCGCGACTGGCGCGTACAGCACGTCGGGTCGGATGCCGGCCTGCCCGAGCCGCTCGTCGCCGCACTCGACGCCGCCGAGCACCGCACCGCCGACAAGCGCGGCATGCACGTCAATCTCGCGGTCGGCTACGGCGGGCGCAAGGAGATCGTCGACGCGATGCGCTCCATCGTTGCCGCGCACCACGCCGAGGGCGGCAGCCTCGACGACCTGGCCGACCGGCTCACGCCCGACCTCATCGGCCAGCACCTCTACACGGGCGGGCAGCCCGACCCCGATCTCGTGATCCGCACCTCGGGCGAGCAGCGCCTCAGCGACTTCATGCTCTGGCAGGCCGCGCACAGCGAGTTCTACTTCGTCGAGGCCCTCGGGCCCGACCTGCGACAGGTCGACTTCCTGCGGGCCATCCGCGACTACGCGAAACGGCACCGCCGCTTCGGCAGCTGAGATCCGCCGTACGCGGTTCGCCGCGGTCTGCCATGATATGGCTCGAAGAAGGGGGCATGAATGGGCATCGACGCATTCGTCGACGGGTTCCGAGAGGAGCCCGGCTATCTCGATTTCGGTCGGTTCGGCCCGCTCTCGCGCGTCGCCGCCGAAGAGAGCAACGCCCTCACCCACGTGCTGGAACGCGCGCGGCACGGCAGTTCGTCGGTCTTCCTCGAACAGGACGCCCGGGTGCGCGAGGCGGCCGCGGTGCTGACCGGGTTCCCGGCCGATCAGATCGTCTTCACCCCCAACACGAGCACCGGGCTCATGCACGCGATGTTCGGGCTCACGGGCGGGGTGCTGCTCTCGGCCGACGAGTTCCCGAGCGTGACGATCGCCGCGGTGCGCGCCCAGGAGGCGCTCAACGTCGTGCAGCCGGTGTGGCTCGAGACCGACCACGGCAAGGTCACGCCCGGTCAGATCCGCGACCAGCTCGAGCACGGCGTCGGCGCCGTCGCCGTGAGCCTCGTCGACTCGCGCACGGGTTACCTCTGCGACATCGAGGGCATCCGCCAGGTCATCGGCGACCGCCTGCTCATCGTCGATGCGATCCAGGGCTTCGGGGTCGTCGACGCCCCGTGGCAGGTTGCCGACGTCGTCGTCACCGGCGGCCAGAAGTGGTGCCGGTCCGGGTGGGGTACGGGGTTCATGGCCATGTCGGATCGTGCCATCGAACGCCTGACGCCCGTGTTCTCGGGCTTCTCGGCCACCGAGGAGGCCGAGCCCTGGGGCTTCGTGCCGCCGCCCGCGCCCGGAGCGAAGGCGTTCCGAGTCTCCAACCCCGACCCGATCGCCCAGGCGCGCTTCGCCGCTGCCATGGAGGAGCTCGCCGAGGTCGGCGTCGAGACCGTGAATGCGGCGGTCGCCTCGAACGTCAGCCGCGTCATCGACCTCGCCGACGAGTTCGCGATCGCGGTCGCGTCGTCGCGCAACGAGCAGGAGCGCGCCGGCATCGTCGTGATCGAACCGCCCGCAGACCAGCTCTCGGTGCTCACCGCGTCGCTGCACAACCACGGCGTCACCGCCTCGACCAGGCTCGGCCAGGTGCGACTCAGTGCCCACGCCGGAACGGATGCCGAGACGCTCGACATGCTGCGATCCGCGTTCGTGTCGTTCGGGTCGGCCGCGACCTACTGAGGTCGCCGTCGCCGCGCCCTGCCGCGGCATCCGCCCGCTGCGCGGGCACCCGACCGCACGGTGCGCCGCGTCGTGGACCCGCCGCTGCGGCATCCGCACGCCCTCGAATGTGAACAGTGCGTGACGCGCCCGGAATTCGCCGCGTGTCGTGCTCGGCGATTCGGCGAGGCGGACGTAGCGTCGCAGGCATCGGGCAAGGTGCCCGAACGAGTCGGCTCGTGAAGCGCTCGTGTAGGAGGATTCGCCGGCCGGCGCGAGAGCCGAGCGGAAACGCTCGGGGCAGGAGCGGTCGTGGCCTCACTCGAAACCTCCCAGTCCGACGCACAGTCCACCGGTCGCGAGCAGCGACCCGATGCCGCAGCACCAGACGGTGTCGCGCAGGACGAGCGCACCTACGTGTTGGACACCTCGGTTCTGCTGTCGGATCCGAAGGCGCTGTTCCGGTTCGCCGAACATTCGGTCGTGCTGCCGGTGATCGTCATCACGGAGCTCGAGGCCAAGCGCAACGACCCCGAGATCGGCTACTTCGCGCGCCAGGCCCTGCGGATCCTCGACGAACTGCGCATCGAGCACGAGCGGCTCGACTTCCCGATCCCGGTCGGCGACGGCGGTTCGCTGCGCGTCGAACTCAACCACTCGAGCATGTCGGTGCTGCCCAGCGGACTCCAACTGAACGACAACGACACGCGCATCCTCGCGTGCGCCGCGAACCTCGCGAACGACGGCATCGCGGTGACCGTCGTCTCCAAAGACCTGCCGCTGCGCGTCAAGGCGGCCTCGATCGGCCTCGACGCGCAGGAGTACCGGGCGGAGCTCGCGCTCGACTCGGGCTGGACGGGCATGAGCGAGCTCACGCTCGGCTCGAACGACATGGCCAAGCTCTACGAGCACGAGCGCCTCTCGATCGACGAGGCCCAGGGCGTGCCCGTGAACACCGGACTCGTGATCCACTCCGATCGCGGATCGGCGCTCGCCCGCGTCGTCGGGGATCGCGA
Encoded proteins:
- a CDS encoding LemA family protein produces the protein MEWLIPVIIVVALVLIVGIYLWATYNSLVTLNVRVDEAWSDITVQLKRRADLIPNLIDSVKGYAAHEKAVFENVTRARAETLQAQGPADASAAENHMQQALKSIFAVAEAYPQLQASQNFLQLQSELVDTEDKIQASRRFYNGGVRELNTKIKVFPNTLFVRGLGFNERDFFEVTEPAAIAEPPRVQF
- a CDS encoding M48 family metalloprotease; this encodes MYRAIAKNKRNTFFIILFFLAVIGGLGWLAAAIYGDVTIVIVTVVIATAYAALQYFTADRQALAMSGAVEVLSKADHPRLWRTVENLSIATGTPMPRVFVVSDPAPNAFATGRDPEHAVVAATTGLLEIMDDAELEGVMAHELGHVRNYDIRLSMVVFGLVVAVGFISDLFVRMAFFGRNNNNGNPIMMVVGLVAMLIAPLVASLVQLAVSRQREYLADATGAMVTRHPDALASALEKLEQYGRPMQRQNSSMAHLWIADPLKPGALSRLFATHPPIEERVKRLEQMGGSF
- a CDS encoding winged helix-turn-helix domain-containing protein; the protein is MVERVAPPLARRIALAAQGFGRPAPSEPGVRQVGGVLDRLGLLQIDSVNVFERSHYLPVFSRLGAYDKAALDRVTTGRRGRTLEYWAHEAAFVPRELWPLFEFRREEYRQRGGAWGGWLAENRQLADWLKAELATNGPTRASEIEHDANERRGPWWGWSAVKRTLEWMFRVGEVVCIERRRFERVYALPEQALAAELLAAPPAEADAIRVLVERAASALGIATEADLADYWRMKRVQVRGAVRDLEDEGVLVPVEVPGWSVGGRPAPAWVHRDARRPRRIETATVLSPFDPVVWFRPRAERMFDFHYRIEIYTPEPQRVFGYYSLPVLIDDDVVGRVDLKNDRKNRVLRVQSAWSEATAPADTAARLVPALRRAAAWQGLDEIVVADRGNLAHALRPELAASA
- a CDS encoding AI-2E family transporter, with the translated sequence MGQGRGRFVGRRRAVDRAPEHSGGPGAPATGPATAPEPDVNASIPFGMRLAAAWSWRLLLIGGVLAVAIFLIVQLRYIVIPLLVAVLIAALLVPFSSLLQRHRWPKWLAITAAMLSALTVVGGLLTLGIWQIVRGSDELAAQTVLAWNDFRTWLLEGPFQLSAAQLNDAVDQIVAALQADSGILVSGALSVGSTVGHFFAGMLLALFATLFILIDGRGIWGWVVRVFPRRARAAVDGAGIAGWTTLQNFVKVQILVATIDAVGIGLGAFFLQVPLAVPIAILVFLGSFIPIVGAVVTGALAVFVALVYNGLWPAVIMLGVVLLVQQIEGHVLQPLIMGTAVKVHPLGVVLAVAAGSFLAGIPGALFAVPIAAVLNVMIVFVAGGSWKQSAGPPVVPSSPLWRTVPQRPGYQRGE
- the ilvA gene encoding threonine ammonia-lyase, whose protein sequence is MISTIPGPDLADFARAREVVSAAVRRTPMESSRFLADRLGVPVFLKCENLQRTGSYKLRGAFNRLSALSAEERARGVVAASAGNHAQGVAFAARELGIKATIFMPVGVALPKLDATRAYGADVVLQGDSIGETLEAANAFALDTGAVVIPPFDHADVIAGQGTLGLEVLDEVPDAATIVVPIGGGGLAAGVASAVKQRAALEGRTVRVIGVQAENASPFVPSLAQGHAVQVPVVPTIADGIAVYKPGELTLEIIRETVDEVITVSDDDIARALLVLLERAKLVVEPAGGVSVAALMSGRIQSDGPIVALLSGGNIDPLLMQRVIAHGLAASDRYLTLEIGLPDRPGQLARIAELLAEANANVIEVLHTRHGNGLQISEVALRLSVETRGPAHRASVVDVLRRAGYEPKIVSE
- the greA gene encoding transcription elongation factor GreA, which translates into the protein MAQDATVTWLTQDAYDRLAAEVEQLSTTGREEIAKRIEAAREEGDLKENGGYHAAKDEQGKIEARIRQLKGLLKSAEVGEAPASKGVVESGTVITAVIAGDEETFLIGSREIAGDSELDVWSEQSPLGAAILGLKVGDKTSYTAPNGREIAVEVTAVDTWGGQ
- a CDS encoding DUF4307 domain-containing protein — protein: MTTPENDTLAARYGRTRTRRRRDVAILIGAGIAFAAVLISWVVWAGLDGQQANVQATDTSHVVHNDERSVEVTWTLSVPAGETTACAVKALDDEFTIVGWKIVEIPASERHLRSLTESVRTARDAATGLISSCWLT
- the trhA gene encoding PAQR family membrane homeostasis protein TrhA, encoding MAPEHHRDSEDLMHELSKPVASEDLADAAIDRDAHGPDLPNIPLLDDSLAHPTEEVKPTWRGWIHAGTFPFTIVAGIVLIALAEGAPAKWASAVFTLTSMLLFGNSALYHRFNWKPRTKLLLKRIDHANIFLLIAGTYTPLAILALPPEKGWTLLAVVWAGALIGIGFRVFWITAPRWLYVPIYLLLGWAAVMYLGDLLAVSVAMMVLVVVGGLLYSGGAIVYALKKPNPVPGVFGFHEIFHTCTVLAFMCHWTATLIIATAPAYHLG
- a CDS encoding isoprenyl transferase, whose amino-acid sequence is MQSSDPPLGRGILYRLYQRRLRRGLEQESLPRHVAMIIDGNRRWAKQLGYDTAAHGHRAGAAKVREFLEWCDDLDIQVVTLYLLSSDNLGNRASDELAALIEIIAELAEELSHYRDWRVQHVGSDAGLPEPLVAALDAAEHRTADKRGMHVNLAVGYGGRKEIVDAMRSIVAAHHAEGGSLDDLADRLTPDLIGQHLYTGGQPDPDLVIRTSGEQRLSDFMLWQAAHSEFYFVEALGPDLRQVDFLRAIRDYAKRHRRFGS
- a CDS encoding aminotransferase class V-fold PLP-dependent enzyme; this translates as MGIDAFVDGFREEPGYLDFGRFGPLSRVAAEESNALTHVLERARHGSSSVFLEQDARVREAAAVLTGFPADQIVFTPNTSTGLMHAMFGLTGGVLLSADEFPSVTIAAVRAQEALNVVQPVWLETDHGKVTPGQIRDQLEHGVGAVAVSLVDSRTGYLCDIEGIRQVIGDRLLIVDAIQGFGVVDAPWQVADVVVTGGQKWCRSGWGTGFMAMSDRAIERLTPVFSGFSATEEAEPWGFVPPPAPGAKAFRVSNPDPIAQARFAAAMEELAEVGVETVNAAVASNVSRVIDLADEFAIAVASSRNEQERAGIVVIEPPADQLSVLTASLHNHGVTASTRLGQVRLSAHAGTDAETLDMLRSAFVSFGSAATY
- a CDS encoding PhoH family protein; amino-acid sequence: MASLETSQSDAQSTGREQRPDAAAPDGVAQDERTYVLDTSVLLSDPKALFRFAEHSVVLPVIVITELEAKRNDPEIGYFARQALRILDELRIEHERLDFPIPVGDGGSLRVELNHSSMSVLPSGLQLNDNDTRILACAANLANDGIAVTVVSKDLPLRVKAASIGLDAQEYRAELALDSGWTGMSELTLGSNDMAKLYEHERLSIDEAQGVPVNTGLVIHSDRGSALARVVGDREVRLVRGDRDVFGLHGRSAEQRLAIDLLLDPEIGILSLGGRAGTGKSALALCAGLEAVLERQQHKKIMVFRPLYAVGGQELGYLPGDQGEKMNPWGQAVFDTLGSVVSDNVLDEVVDRGILEVLPLTHIRGRSLHDAFVIVDEAQSLERNVLLTVLSRIGQNSRVVLTHDVAQRDNLRVGRHDGVASVIETLKGHPLFAHITLTRSERSAIAALVSEMLDGNELA